One segment of Enterobacter ludwigii DNA contains the following:
- the ppnP gene encoding pyrimidine/purine nucleoside phosphorylase, with the protein MLQSNEYFSGKVKSIGFTSSSTGRASVGVMAEGEYTFGTAEAEEMTVISGALNVLLPGETEWKVYSAGQAFNVPGHSEFHLQVAEPTSYLCRYLK; encoded by the coding sequence ATGCTTCAAAGTAACGAATACTTTTCCGGTAAAGTGAAATCCATTGGTTTTACCAGCAGCAGCACTGGCCGCGCCAGTGTCGGCGTTATGGCTGAAGGGGAATACACCTTTGGTACAGCCGAAGCTGAAGAGATGACGGTGATCAGCGGTGCGCTCAACGTCTTGCTGCCGGGGGAAACAGAATGGAAAGTTTACTCTGCCGGACAAGCGTTCAACGTCCCTGGCCACAGCGAATTCCATCTGCAGGTTGCTGAACCGACCTCTTATCTGTGCCGCTACCTGAAATAA